The Plasmodium gaboni strain SY75 chromosome 3, whole genome shotgun sequence genome includes the window tttatttaatattaatatcttttttttactCTTCTGAGAGGAAATTATAAATGCCTTTAATTTGGATATATCAGTACGTTTACTTTctatattgtttttttgatttattaataaaaacaataaaaaaaatgagaaCAGAAGAAAAGgcattttctttttcttttttctttgtttgagattataacaaaaaaaaaaaaaaaaaaaaaaaaaaaaatacaaatataattatatcaCGAAAACATATTGAAAAATGATAAAAGTTATaagagaaaaatattatatttcaaaaaaataataaaatataaatataatatgctttttgttatatatttaaaaaaaaaaaaaaaaaaaaaattttatttttaaaaaagaaagaatCGGTTTCTTTTCAACgttatgattatatattatatgacTAGAGAAttaccaaaaaaaaaatacacaaaaaaaaaaaataaataaataaataattaaatatatacatatatatatatatatatatatttttttttatgttgaactttaaaatttcttttttttttaaagaaaaagaacttttatttttataacttttatttttataacttttatttttataacttttatttttataacttttattttaataatttttattttcaatatactttttttaaacatcCGACAAATAATTGATAAAATGGAAGAATCGTCCTGCTCTTATTAAGGATACATTATAAAGATTCATATGGACATCACTTAACATAATAACacttatattatttgttgtttttttcttttttaattcaatacatttttgtttatatatttgttgtaaatttttaaaattataagtTATTACACCATTTGATATTTTgtttgttttgtttttttgttttatcGTATTTGTGTCAAGAGAACTTTTTTCAAACAAATCAGAACTGCTATAATGATCAGATTGAAAAGACATATTCgatatatcatttttattttgttcatggttatattttatttttttattttcatttatattagtttttatttttttcttgttgttattttctttctttaTAGTATCTATACTATCTAAgcataataataatgttgTTAATACACGActatgattattattataatgattaGGAGATGAAGACGGagatatatatacattatttgtttcgttttcattatttaataaattaatatattctttgTCAAAATgattatgtttattattataatcattgTCATTTATAAATTCTTTCTGAACATTTTTTGCTAAAATATCTATTCCATctataattaaaaatacatgtttgtaaatatttttttttaaaatatatttacatttattaaatacttttaaaatattccGTTCAGTGTCATTAAGATATATGCCAAATAATGTATTTAAATTTACTATATGTGTATagaaatttttatatttggtttttaagaaatgaaaaaaatgaagcTTATTCATTTCTTCAcagttatatataaatattcgTGTATATGtttctatattatatatttgtaaatacaattcattttcttcatttaataaatttaatatggatgatatatttttataaaatgttatattCTTTCTGTTCACTTTATCATCTGAAATGGAAAtcatttcatttttattttgtaaatataacGTCTTGtcttctttattatatacattaatatgtttatgATCACTtgcttttttttcatcactatcatatcttttattttttttctgttcCTTATATTTAACATGAAAAGTTTTTTCTTCTCTTGGCACATTATTCAAAtctttatcattttcttctaCTATGTAAAAAATAGTATCTGTTggattttttttttttttttttttttttattatattgtataaatataatttatattccTTATTCNNNNNNNNNNNNNNNNNNNNNNNNNNNNNNttgtataaatataatttatattccTTATTCAATATATCAGGACATATAATgtaacataaaaaatttcCATGGTTCATGTTtgttaatttattttttaaaagttCTTTAGAGAATTGGAAATTCCATATAAGATTACTTATATTGAtagtttttatttttaatagtttaaacttttcttttataaaatttatatttataaaatagTCCAAATTATTCTtgtacttttttttttttatttcttcataacaatgtttatataaagaataaacAAAGGAATATTTAacgtttttttttttctcactaatattttgttggttatttttatatttttcatacATTTCATTTGctacatatttataatatattttttgttcttttgTTTGACAATTAAGATgattcatatatatattaggATTCCTTACAATCACAgcataaatataattattatttttattaactatagttaaataattattattactttcTTTCCTTATAActaaaaaattatttccaaaaatatgttcattttcttttttcttgtCTCTGGATGTTGTTAATAAATTATCTAAGATTAATTCTTTTCCAACTGAACtcaataaaaatataaaacgTTTCTTCTCATgaatacaaatattttctttcataaatattttttcattcttATGATAATCAATTGGCAAGGTCCCATTTTTCTCATGACACTCccattttttataatatataatattattatccttcaggttattattatttgcATTTACTAATTCATCTGGGAATTTTAATTCTTCAATATctttttgaaatatatcataaaagTTCTTCAACTGTTCATAGGTCatgttttattttagaagcacaatataataaatcataatgagcaaaaaaaaaaaaaaaaataaataaataaataaatatatacatatatataatacccggtttgtaataaaaattatatatttttttattattacattttaaaaatatcttcaataataaatatataatatatatatataatatatatataatattgtttatatttatgttgCCCTCTATCTCTAGCTACattctatttttttagTATTAAAACGAATATCTACAATTTTgacaatatatatattatatatatgtatatttatatttatatttatttattatttttttttttttttttttttttaagctaaaatgaatatagccataaattaaaaaaaaaaaaaaaaaaaaaaaaaaaaaaaaaaaaaaatttttttttcttaaatttttaaaaaaaaaaaaaaaaaaaaaaaaaaaaaaaaaaaaaaaaaaaaaaaaaatataaaattNNNNNNNNNNNNNNNNNNNNNNNNNNNNNNNNNNNNNNNNNNNNNNNNNNNNNNNNNNNNNNNNNNNNNNNNNNNNNNNNNNNNNNNNNNNNNNNNNNNNNNNNNNNNNNNNNNNNNNNNNNNNNNNNNNNNNNNNNNNNNNNNNNNNNNNNNNNNNNNNNNNNNNNNNNNNNNNNNNNNNNNNNNNNNNNNNNNNNNNNNNNNNNNNNNNNNNNNNNNNNNNNNNNNNNNNNNNNNNNNNNNNNNNNNNNNNNNNNNNNNNNNNNNNNNNNNNNNNNNNNNNNNNNNNNNNNNNNNNNNttttaatttttaaaatttttttttttttattttttttatttatatttatatttatttattattttttttttttttttttccagctaaaatgaatatagccataaattaaaaaaaaaaaaaaaaaaaaaaaatctttTTTTCCTGACTtgttcataaaaaaaaaaaaaaaaatacatatatatatacatatacatatatatatatattacttatATATCTCCTTCAATATAATTGTAGTATgaaaaatgttttaaaaaaaaagttcGTAAGAAACTTTTGTTACAAAATATGTATCGCAGGTGCCTGTAATAGTGGTAAATCTTCACTgaataatgatatattagATAGATTAAATGTTAGTCATAAAAAATCAGTTATAAGTAATGTGGAAAATTattgtataaaaaataatgagAATGTTTTTAAACTTCATAAAAAGAAATGCTCTCTAACAGATACAATAGGATTAAATGAAAGAATGCTAAATAAATTAGAAAAATGGAAATTAGAAGATTATAATATGGATatggaaaataataatattttaaaaaattattataatttaattatggatagtaatttaatatttatatgtataaaacATTCAGAAATAAGACAAAGTGATATTCTctcatataatattataaaagatatgtataaaaatatggacaatatatatactatagtttataataatataaaagatataacaaatacacaacataatgatataatacaatcttataattttcttcatatatatgaatattttactaatattattttctatcCATATGACAAAAATGAAGATCTAACAAATGttattaaagaaaaaattataaatttttatgaaaGACAAAATGTAACAAGTCAACAAAATGGTGACACCTTGAAAGATCATAGTgaattcaaaaaaaatcatatcaatcaatataatgataatacaTTAAACAATTGTCATATAAATGAGAACCATTTGAATAATGTTAATAAAGAGGAACgtaaaaaacaaaatggAGAGGAAGTTCTAGAGGAAGAActcatttttaataataatcaaatGTATGATATAATTGACGAGAGTGTAAGAATTTTTCATCCCTCCATAAGTTTggaaacaaaaaattatttttacaaatttgtaaatttgaaaaaaaaagataaatcTAATATGAAATTATTTAACGATTATTTTAGTGAACAAATATTGAATAAGACTCCTTCGAAAATTGGTCACGTAGaatttaatgaaaaaaaaaataaaatattaaaaaaaataaataataatataaataataataatataaataataataatataaataataataataatataaataataataatataaataataataataataatattggTGATAAATATcaacataataatttaattacAATGAACAATGTAAACAATACAGATGAAAATACAACAGAATATAGAACAAAAGAATATTCGATCAacacaaatataaatcatattAATACACATCCTGTTGTTgataatatgttttatcaatataatgataattattatgaagatataaaaaaagaacaagATTCCTTTGAAGAGACATATAGaaatgaagataaaaataatagtgatcatacaaataaatttagagaatatttttttaacaaaatacaaaataattataattttgaagagaaaaaaaaaaaagatatacaagcattaaaaaataaaagaattagaatactgaaaaatattcttaataaaaaagaagatgTTAATCCATATGatttgataaatataaatgaaaagaattataataagGATATTCAAGAAAATCATACAAATGTGCCTTTGTTTTATGGTTCAACAAgtgatattataaatgaagaagacAAACATGTAGACATAATGAATAACAAACATGTAGACATAGTGAGTAACAAAAATGTAAACGATAAAGATGTAGATGATGTGGAgcataataatattgatgaGAACATCCATAGTGATGTCAATAATAAAATGGACTGTAATGTTGTtgttaataattttattaatgatgataaggagaatatgaatatagatcgacataaaaataaaataatgatgaatgatgaaaatatatgtaataaagatataaagGTATGTGTGTTAggagaaaaaaattgtGGTAAAACAAGCTTAATTGAAagtattttaaaaaataacataattAATGAgaatgatatatatgaacTATTTGGAacaagaaaatatataaataatgatatgagtttttattataagaataagAAGATAGAAATATTAGATACTTGTAGTTTAAATAAACAAcataaatttaaaaatgaagatcAATTTTTTGATGAAAATCATAGAGTATATACtaatataagaaaaagtgatatatgtatatatattaaagaaattaaaaataataatataaatttaaataaatttgataaaaaaatgattttctatttattaaaagaaaagaaaaatattatttttatagtaaataaaatagatTTAATTCTAACAAActttgaaaaaaaaagaaatgaatttttacaaatattttcaaaCCTATTTAATGATATACCTATCATATTCCttaatacaaaaaataatatacatattaatacattattaaataaaattattcatattcataaaatgaataatattattatatctacatctcttttaaatattttccttATGCAGTTCTTAAAATTATTTCCAATTCCATggttaaaaaaaaaaaaatgtcattttaaatatataaaacaaataagCACTAGCCCAATCAcatttcttatatttaCAAACTTATATAGAAAGGTACCCAACAATTATCTTActtttttcaaaaaaaaacttaAACACGAATTTGACTTAcgatatataaatattcagTTTGTTTTTAAAACTACATGTGATAATAAAGAGAAGGTTAAGGGCCCGCGcattaaatgataataatcaaaaataaaggaataaataaataaataaatatatacatgtatgtgtatatatatatgaaaatatttacacAAATGAGGAGgagaaaaatatttaataattatcacacatacataataatatatatatatattattatgtgtatgctttttttttttttatttattcattaatataatagggaaaaaaattatataaagtgaatgaggaa containing:
- a CDS encoding hypothetical protein (conserved Plasmodium protein, unknown function) — encoded protein: MTYEQLKNFYDIFQKDIEELKFPDELVNANNNNLKDNNIIYYKKWECHEKNGTLPIDYHKNEKIFMKENICIHEKKRFIFLLSSVGKELILDNLLTTSRDKKKENEHIFGNNFLVIRKESNNNYLTIVNKNNNYIYAVIVRNPNIYMNHLNCQTKEQKIYYKYVANEMYEKYKNNQQNISEKKKNVKYSFVYSLYKHCYEEIKKKKYKNNLDYFININFIKEKFKLLKIKTINISNLIWNFQFSKELLKNKLTNMNHGNFLCYIICPDILNKEYKLYLYXXXXXXXXXXXNKEYKLYLYNIIKKKKKKKNPTDTIFYIVEENDKDLNNVPREEKTFHVKYKEQKKNKRYDSDEKKASDHKHINVYNKEDKTLYLQNKNEMISISDDKVNRKNITFYKNISSILNLLNEENELYLQIYNIETYTRIFIYNCEEMNKLHFFHFLKTKYKNFYTHIVNLNTLFGIYLNDTERNILKVFNKCKYILKKNIYKHVFLIIDGIDILAKNVQKEFINDNDYNNKHNHFDKEYINLLNNENETNNVYISPSSSPNHYNNNHSRVLTTLLLCLDSIDTIKKENNNKKKIKTNINENKKIKYNHEQNKNDISNMSFQSDHYSSSDLFEKSSLDTNTIKQKNKTNKISNGVITYNFKNLQQIYKQKCIELKKKKTTNNISVIMLSDVHMNLYNVSLIRAGRFFHFINYLSDV
- a CDS encoding putative GTP-binding protein EngA: MKNVLKKKFVRNFCYKICIAGACNSGKSSLNNDILDRLNVSHKKSVISNVENYCIKNNENVFKLHKKKCSLTDTIGLNERMLNKLEKWKLEDYNMDMENNNILKNYYNLIMDSNLIFICIKHSEIRQSDILSYNIIKDMYKNMDNIYTIVYNNIKDITNTQHNDIIQSYNFLHIYEYFTNIIFYPYDKNEDLTNVIKEKIINFYERQNVTSQQNGDTLKDHSEFKKNHINQYNDNTLNNCHINENHLNNVNKEERKKQNGEEVLEEELIFNNNQMYDIIDESVRIFHPSISLETKNYFYKFVNLKKKDKSNMKLFNDYFSEQILNKTPSKIGHVEFNEKKNKILKKINNNINNNNINNNNINNNNNINNNNINNNNNNIGDKYQHNNLITMNNVNNTDENTTEYRTKEYSINTNINHINTHPVVDNMFYQYNDNYYEDIKKEQDSFEETYRNEDKNNSDHTNKFREYFFNKIQNNYNFEEKKKKDIQALKNKRIRILKNILNKKEDVNPYDLININEKNYNKDIQENHTNVPLFYGSTSDIINEEDKHVDIMNNKHVDIVSNKNVNDKDVDDVEHNNIDENIHSDVNNKMDCNVVVNNFINDDKENMNIDRHKNKIMMNDENICNKDIKVCVLGEKNCGKTSLIESILKNNIINENDIYELFGTRKYINNDMSFYYKNKKIEILDTCSLNKQHKFKNEDQFFDENHRVYTNIRKSDICIYIKEIKNNNINLNKFDKKMIFYLLKEKKNIIFIVNKIDLILTNFEKKRNEFLQIFSNLFNDIPIIFLNTKNNIHINTLLNKIIHIHKMNNIIISTSLLNIFLMQFLKLFPIPWLKKKKCHFKYIKQISTSPITFLIFTNLYRKVPNNYLTFFKKKLKHEFDLRYINIQFVFKTTCDNKEKVKGPRIK